One stretch of Thermoplasmata archaeon DNA includes these proteins:
- a CDS encoding Ig-like domain-containing protein — MAVRKWRRSDGGAIEGLPLYLLIIVIITAVSIGIVFGMLSLAKPPQALGSVSVSPQLVVVSDKDGDGIWANESVAITVTVTDSSGNRLAGAVVTLQGNNIKTREGSKPYATTDANGEAKFTGLRCSVVGSGAGPIIVTIEKPGYGKKVLDIPVVQS, encoded by the coding sequence ATGGCCGTGAGGAAGTGGAGAAGGAGCGATGGAGGAGCGATCGAGGGGCTGCCGCTGTACCTGCTGATCATCGTGATCATCACGGCGGTCAGCATAGGGATTGTGTTTGGAATGCTGAGCCTGGCGAAGCCGCCGCAGGCGCTGGGGTCGGTCAGCGTCTCGCCGCAGCTCGTTGTCGTGAGTGACAAGGACGGGGACGGAATCTGGGCCAATGAGAGCGTGGCCATCACCGTAACCGTGACTGACAGCTCGGGCAACAGGCTGGCGGGAGCGGTTGTAACTCTCCAGGGGAACAACATAAAAACCCGGGAGGGCTCAAAACCCTACGCCACCACGGACGCGAATGGCGAGGCGAAGTTCACCGGGCTCAGGTGCTCGGTGGTCGGGAGCGGTGCGGGGCCGATAATCGTCACAATTGAGAAGCCGGGCTACGGGAAGAAGGTTCTGGATATCCCCGTGGTTCAGTCCTGA
- a CDS encoding serine--tRNA ligase: MRFHLEGKLAFSGDIARARDAMGPIIEEANRTILVRGAPAGKGARVSAWEISGDVLRVTIDSDEYVRAHDALVRLGKALGQRLGRELRVGLRGLGADRYDIELELDAEPLQPIRVPFVESLRIEGERCSLSFKALDERFLTEKYVDRIIALIRDKVRAQRYAGKSEHWELIWESPKRPPLFKEDPTAALERAGWIRRGASRGQWIHGPEMTRLFRTFEKLVERELLEPLGFQEMIFPKLEPFSVWERSGHARGIYPEVYYVCPPKSRDPALWEEVIDLYRITNEVPVEKIRERLGPPIGGMTYAQCPALWTFFQGRTLPNDRVPILLFDRSGTSHRYESGGLHGIERVDEFHRIELVWIGTREQTVGISRALGERYKSIFENVMELEWRMARVTPWFMAQEGLVGKSEQSEVGTIDYEGRLPYREGTGDEWLEFQNVSVNGDKYPKGFTVKLQSGEPLWSGCSGIGLERWSAVFLAQKGLEPAAWPRKVRELYGEMPRGIRFL, translated from the coding sequence ATGCGCTTCCACCTTGAAGGGAAGCTGGCGTTCAGCGGCGATATAGCGAGGGCACGGGACGCAATGGGCCCCATCATCGAAGAAGCGAACCGCACGATTCTTGTGAGGGGCGCGCCGGCGGGGAAGGGGGCGAGGGTCAGCGCATGGGAAATCAGCGGCGACGTGCTGCGTGTGACGATTGACTCAGATGAATACGTCCGGGCCCACGACGCGCTCGTGCGCCTCGGGAAAGCGCTGGGCCAGAGGCTCGGAAGGGAGCTCAGGGTGGGTCTGAGAGGGCTCGGCGCCGACAGGTACGACATTGAGCTCGAGCTGGATGCGGAACCCCTCCAGCCCATCAGGGTCCCTTTCGTCGAGAGCCTACGCATCGAGGGGGAGAGGTGCTCCCTCTCGTTCAAAGCGCTGGACGAGAGGTTCCTCACGGAAAAGTACGTCGACCGCATCATCGCCCTGATTCGGGACAAGGTCAGGGCCCAGCGATATGCCGGCAAGTCCGAGCACTGGGAACTCATTTGGGAGAGCCCCAAGCGCCCGCCGCTCTTCAAAGAGGACCCGACCGCGGCGCTCGAGAGAGCGGGGTGGATTCGCCGGGGAGCGAGCCGCGGCCAGTGGATACACGGCCCCGAGATGACGCGCCTCTTCAGAACCTTCGAAAAGCTCGTGGAGAGGGAGCTGCTCGAGCCCCTAGGGTTTCAGGAGATGATTTTCCCGAAGCTCGAGCCATTCTCGGTGTGGGAGCGCTCGGGCCACGCCAGGGGAATCTACCCCGAGGTCTACTACGTCTGCCCGCCCAAGAGCCGGGACCCCGCGCTCTGGGAGGAGGTCATAGACCTCTACCGAATCACCAACGAGGTGCCCGTGGAGAAGATAAGGGAGAGGCTCGGCCCCCCCATCGGTGGAATGACCTATGCCCAGTGCCCGGCGCTTTGGACCTTCTTTCAGGGCAGGACGCTCCCGAACGATCGCGTCCCGATTCTCCTCTTCGACAGGTCGGGCACATCCCACAGATACGAGAGCGGCGGCCTCCACGGCATCGAGCGCGTCGACGAGTTCCACAGAATCGAGCTCGTCTGGATCGGCACGAGGGAGCAGACAGTCGGAATCTCGCGGGCGCTGGGCGAGCGCTACAAAAGCATCTTTGAAAACGTGATGGAGCTCGAGTGGAGGATGGCCCGGGTCACCCCCTGGTTCATGGCCCAGGAGGGTCTGGTCGGGAAGTCAGAGCAGAGCGAGGTCGGGACCATCGACTACGAGGGCCGGCTGCCATATCGCGAGGGCACGGGGGACGAGTGGCTCGAGTTCCAGAACGTCAGCGTCAACGGCGACAAGTACCCTAAGGGCTTCACCGTCAAGCTCCAAAGCGGCGAGCCTCTCTGGAGCGGCTGCTCGGGCATCGGGCTCGAGAGGTGGAGCGCGGTCTTTTTGGCCCAGAAGGGGCTCGAGCCGGCAGCGTGGCCGCGAAAAGTCAGGGAGCTCTACGGAGAGATGCCAAGGGGAATTCGATTCCTCTGA
- a CDS encoding class II glutamine amidotransferase, giving the protein MCRLLCIATRGIIPHQAMASFKRLSREGRERPGEPGGHRTGWGAAYFPGGALRMVRELGDAFSSVRYDELTHMTGSNPEVKLLVAHLWRAPSKELASGPLARERVAPFVGIDREGNSWVFAFDGRIGASREGGRPFAPSPEKEMDSQRVFRHILGRMPPPTGSPEDAAYAVAATLRELARGYSFDALNFALSDGRWIHLARFVEREESWNELHICKTPRALIGCSEPLKVEGWTWESLPSRAVLSFNDGLEVLEHKL; this is encoded by the coding sequence ATGTGCCGCCTCCTCTGCATCGCAACCCGAGGCATAATACCCCATCAGGCGATGGCCTCCTTCAAGAGACTCTCGCGAGAGGGGAGGGAGCGCCCGGGCGAGCCGGGCGGCCACAGGACGGGGTGGGGCGCCGCGTACTTCCCCGGCGGGGCGCTCAGAATGGTGAGGGAGCTCGGGGACGCTTTCTCGAGCGTGAGGTACGACGAGCTCACCCACATGACCGGTAGCAACCCGGAGGTCAAGCTGCTGGTGGCCCACCTCTGGAGGGCCCCATCGAAGGAGCTCGCCTCCGGGCCATTGGCGAGGGAGAGGGTTGCGCCCTTCGTCGGCATTGACCGCGAGGGGAACTCGTGGGTGTTCGCGTTCGACGGGCGCATAGGCGCATCGCGGGAGGGAGGAAGGCCCTTCGCCCCCTCCCCCGAAAAGGAGATGGACTCCCAAAGAGTGTTCAGGCACATTCTTGGGCGCATGCCCCCGCCGACCGGCAGCCCCGAGGACGCCGCATATGCGGTTGCGGCAACGCTGCGCGAGCTCGCTCGGGGCTACTCGTTCGACGCTCTGAATTTCGCACTCAGCGACGGCCGGTGGATACACCTCGCCCGCTTCGTCGAGAGGGAGGAGTCCTGGAACGAGCTACACATATGCAAGACTCCGAGGGCCCTCATCGGATGCTCGGAGCCCCTGAAGGTCGAGGGGTGGACTTGGGAGAGCCTCCCGTCCCGCGCGGTTCTGAGCTTTAACGACGGCCTGGAGGTTCTGGAGCACAAACTCTGA
- a CDS encoding 2-hydroxyacyl-CoA dehydratase family protein: MRRPGRRLAGMTALVPPELIYASGWRALDVNNWIPGSGMRPRAKLCAWTACWREAILRRRIRLDALVVVAGGDCHNALADGQRAARAVPRAHYFFYPFDGDTGYMRCQLEDLASFLEEGCRGAPPPVETSKVLDTIARLRRLGLRLDRLRALGMADPSATFRTLVSFSDFEGDPERFLTKVEKMVRDAGGGERESCAQLQRGAGSGGSGARGSPGKGPCRGTGQELRRGAGLAGVRSRCGPEGPRVALIGVPPIYHDFHQACTGAGLRIVFDELPYEFLRLGGRTPDEMARSYATYTFARPVEYRLSFLKRELRRRGVDGVIHYAQFTCHHLLEDPLFREELDLPMLTVQGDLPGETPAQVRLRLEAFAELLGAGGG; encoded by the coding sequence ATGAGGAGACCCGGGAGGCGTCTCGCCGGCATGACCGCCCTCGTTCCCCCGGAACTCATCTACGCCTCGGGCTGGAGGGCGCTGGACGTAAACAACTGGATTCCCGGCTCCGGCATGCGCCCCCGGGCCAAGCTCTGCGCCTGGACAGCCTGCTGGCGCGAGGCGATACTAAGGCGCCGGATAAGGCTCGACGCCCTTGTCGTCGTTGCGGGCGGGGACTGCCACAACGCCCTCGCCGACGGCCAGAGGGCGGCGCGTGCGGTCCCGCGAGCCCACTACTTCTTCTACCCATTCGACGGCGACACGGGCTACATGCGGTGTCAGCTCGAGGACCTCGCCTCGTTCCTTGAGGAGGGGTGCCGGGGAGCGCCCCCTCCGGTCGAGACGAGCAAGGTGCTGGACACGATAGCCCGGCTCAGGAGGCTGGGGCTCAGGCTCGACAGACTGCGCGCCCTGGGGATGGCGGACCCCTCGGCGACCTTCAGGACACTGGTATCATTCAGCGATTTCGAGGGGGACCCCGAGCGCTTCCTGACGAAGGTGGAGAAAATGGTGAGGGACGCTGGGGGAGGGGAAAGGGAGTCCTGTGCGCAACTCCAGCGGGGAGCCGGGTCCGGAGGGAGCGGAGCGCGGGGCTCGCCGGGAAAAGGGCCCTGTCGTGGGACGGGACAGGAGCTGCGGAGGGGGGCAGGACTTGCTGGGGTGCGCTCTCGATGCGGGCCGGAAGGGCCCCGTGTGGCGCTCATCGGTGTTCCGCCAATCTATCACGACTTTCATCAGGCGTGCACCGGTGCCGGGCTCCGTATAGTTTTCGACGAGCTTCCTTATGAATTCCTCAGATTGGGAGGAAGAACCCCGGACGAAATGGCGAGGAGCTACGCCACCTACACGTTCGCGCGGCCGGTGGAGTACCGCCTTAGCTTCCTGAAAAGGGAGCTGAGGAGGAGGGGAGTGGACGGAGTGATTCACTACGCTCAGTTCACCTGTCACCACCTACTGGAAGACCCGCTGTTCAGGGAGGAGCTGGACCTTCCCATGCTCACCGTTCAGGGGGACCTACCCGGGGAGACGCCGGCGCAGGTCCGTCTCAGGCTGGAGGCTTTCGCGGAGCTTCTCGGAGCGGGTGGGGGCTGA
- a CDS encoding amidohydrolase, whose amino-acid sequence MARRTILLNCTVRTMDPARPEASAVGIEGDRIQFVGSEDGALRWGGARARRLELAGATVLPGFIDCHAHFLSMGVWRNRLDLSGARSEDEVLRLVRARARRTPKGKWILGRGWDESGWPGRRYLERGELDKAAPEHPVLLVRVCGHMCAVNTRALRILRGRLRGRRWRWREGGCRGQAGHGTNACEEWEVDSGAGLLRERAMESALELVRPDGKEMEAGLRIAISMAHRMGVTSVHDIVDVEKVRAYRRAQREGWLGVRACLHLELPEWGHHRRLRGASDLQTPFLRLGGIKLYADGSIGARTAALSEPYADEAGNRGLLLHSTQMLVGTVRRAERERVQLLVHAIGDRAVERVVSAFSEGLKTVGTGRARPLGLEASSGSVISAAGPSGGSGGDAFGPGPGGPVSGLRHRIEHLELVGGPQLKQMRGLGLWACMQPNFIGEWGLPGGMMEARLGERYREADPLWRVFDAGVPLIFGSDCMPFGPLYGIHCAVSAPFEAQRLTVEEAVAACTRTAAAASFEEDFKGTITVGKAADLVVLSGDPFREPAKIKDMRVGATIINGRVVWRSRSRPGAERAG is encoded by the coding sequence GTGGCGCGCAGGACGATTCTGCTGAACTGCACCGTCCGCACGATGGACCCCGCCCGACCTGAGGCCTCCGCCGTCGGGATTGAGGGGGACCGAATTCAATTCGTCGGGAGCGAGGACGGGGCCCTGAGGTGGGGCGGGGCTCGCGCGAGAAGGCTCGAGCTGGCCGGGGCGACTGTCCTTCCCGGTTTTATCGACTGCCACGCCCACTTCCTGAGCATGGGCGTCTGGAGAAACAGACTCGACCTCTCCGGTGCGCGCTCCGAGGATGAGGTGCTACGGCTCGTGAGGGCGAGGGCCCGGAGGACGCCGAAAGGGAAATGGATTCTTGGCCGCGGCTGGGACGAGTCTGGGTGGCCCGGGAGGAGGTATCTCGAGAGGGGGGAGCTGGACAAAGCGGCGCCGGAGCACCCCGTCCTGCTCGTCCGCGTCTGCGGGCACATGTGCGCCGTGAATACGAGGGCCCTCAGAATTCTGAGGGGGCGCCTGAGGGGGCGCAGATGGAGGTGGAGGGAGGGGGGCTGTAGGGGGCAGGCCGGGCATGGCACCAATGCATGCGAGGAATGGGAGGTGGACAGTGGAGCGGGGCTCCTGCGAGAGAGGGCGATGGAGAGTGCGCTCGAGCTCGTCAGGCCGGACGGAAAGGAGATGGAGGCGGGGCTCCGCATCGCGATCTCGATGGCGCACAGAATGGGCGTGACATCGGTCCACGACATCGTTGATGTTGAAAAGGTGCGGGCCTACAGGCGGGCGCAGAGGGAGGGCTGGCTCGGCGTCAGGGCCTGTCTCCACCTCGAGCTGCCAGAGTGGGGGCACCACAGGAGGCTCAGGGGGGCCTCGGACCTCCAGACTCCTTTCCTCAGGCTCGGCGGAATAAAACTCTATGCCGACGGCTCCATCGGCGCGCGAACGGCGGCCCTGAGCGAGCCCTACGCGGATGAAGCGGGGAACAGGGGCCTCCTACTCCACTCAACGCAGATGCTGGTGGGGACCGTCAGGAGGGCGGAGCGCGAGCGCGTCCAGCTCCTCGTGCACGCCATAGGCGACAGGGCCGTGGAGCGGGTTGTTTCTGCCTTCAGTGAGGGCCTCAAAACGGTGGGCACGGGGAGGGCTCGCCCGCTGGGGCTCGAGGCCTCTTCCGGCAGCGTCATTTCAGCAGCGGGCCCCTCCGGCGGGTCCGGTGGAGACGCGTTCGGTCCGGGCCCGGGGGGACCGGTCTCCGGCCTCCGCCACAGAATCGAGCATCTCGAGCTGGTGGGCGGGCCCCAGCTCAAACAAATGCGCGGGCTGGGCCTCTGGGCCTGCATGCAGCCCAACTTCATCGGCGAGTGGGGCCTGCCGGGCGGGATGATGGAGGCGCGGCTGGGCGAGAGGTACAGGGAGGCCGACCCGCTCTGGAGGGTCTTCGACGCTGGTGTGCCTCTTATTTTCGGCTCCGACTGCATGCCCTTCGGGCCCCTCTACGGAATTCACTGCGCGGTCAGCGCGCCCTTCGAAGCCCAGAGGCTCACGGTGGAGGAGGCCGTGGCCGCCTGCACAAGAACAGCCGCGGCCGCCTCCTTCGAGGAGGATTTCAAGGGGACAATCACCGTGGGAAAGGCCGCGGACCTTGTGGTCCTGTCGGGCGACCCGTTCCGGGAGCCGGCGAAAATAAAGGACATGCGCGTCGGGGCCACGATTATCAATGGGAGGGTGGTTTGGAGGAGCAGGAGCCGCCCGGGCGCTGAAAGGGCCGGTTAG